Genomic window (Mesorhizobium sp. M4B.F.Ca.ET.058.02.1.1):
CGATACGATCTGCCGTCGCCCTAGCTGAGGCTGCGCGATCTCCGCTTATGACCGACCCGGTTGCCAGTCGCTCATCTGCAAAATGTTACCGCCGAGTTTTGCAAACGCGCGTTGGCGGCAGGAGAAAACGAGAATCTGCTGATCGTGTGATTGACGATGCAAAGCGTCGAACATGCGCTCGATGCGGTCGTCATCGGAATAAACCAAAGCGTCATCCAGGATAACCGGTGTGGGTCGGCCGTCGCGGGCAAGCAAACGGGCGAAGGCCAGACGTGTCAGAACCGAAAGCTGTTCTCGCATGCCGCCACTCAACCTATCGACATCCTCATCCTGACCATTGCGGCGAACGGTCTGTGGCAACAGTGTGTTCTCGTCGAACACTATGGAGATGTCATCGAATAGCAATCCAAGCAGCGGTCGCAGCTCGGACATGACCGGCTTCAGATAAAGATCGCGTGCCGTCGAGCGCGCAGCGACCAGCGTCGTGCGCAGCCGGTCGAGGACGGCTTTTTCGAATTCGAAGCGTCTCGCTCGCTCTCCAGCGATTTCCAATTTTTCTGTGGCCTCGCGCAAAGCTTCTTCCACCGCGTCGTCGGACCGAGTGCGAATATGGCCATTGAGATCGGCCAGGGTTACACGCAACTGACTTGCTTCCTGTGTGGCGGCATCCTGAACCGAACGGGCGCGGCGCAGAACGGCTTCAGCGCTGGTGAGATCGCGAGCGCCGTCGCGCAGGGGAGCAGCGCGCATTTCGGCCGCTTCGCGCAGCTTTTGTCGTGCGGTGGCCTCGGTGAGCAGCAAGCGCCCCTTTTCCTCGCGCGCTGCATCGGGTCCCAATATGACCTCGAGGCTGGTCAGTTCCGCCTGGATGGTGACATAAGCCGTCTCCGCAGCCATGACAGCCTCGTCGGCATGGCTGCGCAAAGGCAAGGCCTCGCGCACGCTGTTGCGTGTTGTCGCCACACGCTGCTCGGCTGCGGCATGATGTTGCCGGATCTGTTCTGGATCGACTTTGAGTTCGAGGTCCCCGGCCCCGAGGGCACTCAGACGAGCAAGCTCCTCGTGTAATTGCTGTATCCCCTTGGGCGCGAGATCGGCAAGTCGCTGACGCGCCAAGCCCAGTTCGGTAGCTTTGTCGCGCGCTTCCACTAGGCGCTGGCGTGCCGTCCTGAGGCTATCGACACCGAGGGACGCAAGCAGGCTGCGGTGCTTCGCTTCGGCGTCTTCGATGGTCCGGTCGGCCTGCTGCGGCCGATTCGATCGCAGGGTCAAGGCTCCGATGCCGGCAATATCCAGGCGTACGGTGCCAGCAAAGCTTTGGTCTTCTGCATGGGGCAAGGGCTTGGCATCGATGGTCACCAAATCGGCGGCGCCGTCCCGGTATTCCATGCATAGCGTCGGCAGGGTTGCCAGGTGAGCTGCACGAAGGCTGGCGATCTCGATTTCGAGCGCCTGGAGTTGCTCGACAGCTTGTTCCGGCACCGCCAGCATCGCCAGTGCTGCCTCTCCATCTTCGATCTGGGTTCTGGCGACTTCGGCTTGTTTCAACCGGTTGTCCGAGCCGGCCAGTTGTTCGGCAGCGTCACGCGCCAAAAGAGTCGCATCCAGCCGCGCGAGCAATTCGCGTGCTTCGCGCTCTTCCAGTTCGGCTGCTTGAACTTCGCCCATCGCTTGTTCGTTTTCGGCAATGGCAGAAGCGCGCCGATCGAGAACCTCACTGCGGCGAAGCTGCGCAATCGTCGACTGCTGGCGCAAATCCGTGGCTCGTTTGAGCGCGGTCCGAAAACTATCGAGGGCCTGCTGCGCCGCGTCGTGGTGAATTGCGGCAAGGGCAGCTTCCGCCTCGGCGGCTTTCAAGGCTTCGCTGTGCGATTTGGCGGCCTCGACTGCGGCTTCCGCGGCCGAGATGGCTTCCCGCCGAGTGGCGCCTTCTTCGGGGTTTTCAAGCTCAGACAGACGCGCCAACGCCATGCGCCGCTTGTCGAGCGAATCGCGCAGACCGGTGACTTCGGCGCTGAGACGCTGCTCGTCTTTCACCAGCTTGTCACGCTCGTCGAGCGCTGCCGCATAGAGACCGCCGCTCTTGGGACGCAGCGTTGACGTAACCAGGCTATAGAGTTCTTCTTCACATGCCGCGGCGATTTCGGCCATGCGTCGCCCGCCGGTCAGGGCTTCAACTTCCCCTGAACCGAGGACAGTAGGCTTTCGCGCACGCGTTTTTCGCCGTCCTCCTCGCTTTTGCTGCGCCTTTCGATGCCGGTGACCCCTTGGCGAACCCAGAGCAATCCTGCCGGTCCTGCGCTTCCGCCATGGATTAGTTTGCCGATAAAGGCTTCGGCCTCATCGGCTTGAGCCAACAGTCGCCCGCCGTCGAGGTCAATAACGCTGGCCAGCCTGCCGCCATAAAACTGCTTGGCAAGTCGATAGCGTCCTTCTGAAGTGGTGATGTCGGCCTCCACCACCGGATTGCCCCCACTGTAAGGCCGCAACAGTCGCACGCCTTCGGGTGTGCCCGTGTGAGGCTGGAAAAAGAGTGCGTGCAGCGCTTCGAAGAAGGTTGATTTGCCGAACTCATTGACCGCGCAAAGCACGTTGACGCCGTCGCCGATGTTTTCGATGGCGACGCCTTGCCCGGCGAACCGTTTGACGTTGTGGAGCCGAAGGGCCGTAAGTTTCATGATCCCATCGCCTCGCAATAGCTGAACAACCGAACCAGTGCTTCTCGCGATATGTCGCGTTCGACAGCCGACCGGGTTTCGTCGCTGCTTTCATCCAACAGTGCCTGCGCTGCCTCGCGAAGGGCACCAGAGCGGTCGATCCGATCCAAATCGCCACTTTCGCAGTCGGTCGCGAGCCCGTCCCCGTCCAGTTCCAGATAGGCGAAGTCGGGCGCGGCTACCGCGATCGCCGCTTGAAGGATCGTTCGCCCACTTAACCGCACCCGGCCAGACGCGGCAATTCGCAGCAAAGTCTGACGCCGCAGATGAGCCGGTGGAAGCAACGCTTCAAATGCCGCGGCGCTGTCGTCGCCAGACAGCAGATGCAGGGGAGCGGTTTTCCAGGAAAAGCTAGCTGTTTCAACGGCCACGATCTCGGGCACGGCGCCAGGCCCGGCAATGGAAACGACAAGGGCCTGACCGGGTGTATCATGCTTGAAACGGTCAGGTTCGGGCGCACCGCTATAACGGCTGCGCTCATTGATGGTGACGGGTCCGTGCCAGTCGCCAAGTGCCAGATAATCGAGGCCGGCCTTAGTCGCGCGATCTGGTGCAATGACATCGGACGCTGCTGAATCTTCGGAAAAGTTCTGAATAGCGCCATGAGCAAGGCCGAGCCGGATGGCGCCTTGCGGCGTCGCGGCGCTGTTCATCCACTCGGTAAGGTCGCGACCGGGTCTGCGGGTGGTGCAAGGTGCAGGCAGCAGCGCCACGTCCGCGCCAATGGTCAGGGTTTCGGGCCGCGTCGCCAGCAGGACATTGTCCGGCACAACGCTGTCCGCTGCACTCCACAATTGATCAGCCAACAGGGAATCATGGTTGCCAGGCAGCAATATCCAGCGCAGAGGCGCGCTCTGGCTCATCTCGGCCATGGCCTGCCGCAACATCGCTGGAGTGGGCGTTTCGGTATCGAACGTATCGCCGGCCAGAAGTATGGTGGATGCACCATGGACGCGTGCCTGCTCTGCCAGCCGGCTGATCGCGCCATGGCGCGCTTCACGGAGCCGCCCGCGCAGATCCTCTGGCATGTTGCCGAACCGCTTGCCGATATGAAGATCGGAGCTGTGGATGAATCGAAACATGGAGTCTCCGAGACTATGTCGATGCCAGGTTGCGCTGGGCGCGATCGATGGCTTCATCCAGCCGGGAGCGTGAAATCGCCGCAAGTCGCTCGACACCGAGCAGACGTGCAAGGTCGAGAGCGGGGTCGGACTGTTCCAGAATGTCCTCGTTCGCAACGACGACAGCGGCCAGCTCGGCGATTGGAATGTCGGC
Coding sequences:
- a CDS encoding DNA repair exonuclease, with translation MFRFIHSSDLHIGKRFGNMPEDLRGRLREARHGAISRLAEQARVHGASTILLAGDTFDTETPTPAMLRQAMAEMSQSAPLRWILLPGNHDSLLADQLWSAADSVVPDNVLLATRPETLTIGADVALLPAPCTTRRPGRDLTEWMNSAATPQGAIRLGLAHGAIQNFSEDSAASDVIAPDRATKAGLDYLALGDWHGPVTINERSRYSGAPEPDRFKHDTPGQALVVSIAGPGAVPEIVAVETASFSWKTAPLHLLSGDDSAAAFEALLPPAHLRRQTLLRIAASGRVRLSGRTILQAAIAVAAPDFAYLELDGDGLATDCESGDLDRIDRSGALREAAQALLDESSDETRSAVERDISREALVRLFSYCEAMGS